Proteins co-encoded in one Thermotoga sp. genomic window:
- a CDS encoding carboxymuconolactone decarboxylase family protein, with product MAAKEKLEEIRKQLQEIIGKAPEIGKFAEYVHAAESQKALDTKTKELISLGIAIAVRCEPCIMWHTEAAVKAGATEEEILDTIKVAVCMGGGPALMYGLKAYEIALEFLGK from the coding sequence ATGGCAGCGAAAGAAAAGCTTGAGGAAATTAGAAAGCAACTCCAGGAAATCATAGGAAAAGCTCCTGAAATTGGAAAATTTGCAGAGTATGTCCATGCAGCTGAAAGCCAAAAAGCTCTCGACACAAAGACAAAAGAGCTCATCTCTCTTGGAATTGCCATAGCGGTCAGATGTGAACCCTGCATCATGTGGCACACAGAGGCAGCAGTGAAAGCTGGCGCAACAGAGGAGGAAATTCTGGACACGATAAAAGTGGCGGTGTGTATGGGTGGTGGTCCTGCTTTGATGTACGGTCTAAAAGCCTACGAGATAGCCCTGGAGTTTCTCGGAAAAT